A single region of the Anomaloglossus baeobatrachus isolate aAnoBae1 chromosome 2, aAnoBae1.hap1, whole genome shotgun sequence genome encodes:
- the LOC142290639 gene encoding uncharacterized protein LOC142290639, whose amino-acid sequence MDSYTNWNKEPKDCEGKMTSSLLQKEHLPKLKTSFYVMGSTFLLLCFIFVIVYMLHQGTIANDVNEQTREIQHSRRPRGSDTRNLLTENITDNSVEITGNICMGYGTKCCIELHFIHDTDIILHAIAGPKTRFTQLQGEYVHNNKTGTWECSPTDVLYWNIEIRGDEPAVWSGDITNDMIAKGKFGRSKTEILLKTQVFGKILDPSLLSITEGDKDWVKTWNFQITREPVQVQVSVVFTVTNTIVPEIRVSPQTVHNKVNTLPIMLKCSTRLRLPSESLLTWTKNSSFLGSFLNSPTNVIHRGQIGNIRWMDDTFIFSIENPSSRDSGIYQCCVETKTHYRHCKDVSVNIWSAADSACTDTRFMPSTPFQINQFQSKSLLRDGEFMTMVWTFNMSHWKISTRFPQCQSHLINMEMGIEQWFGKRTAQTRSKRGVLEGILGGIGTVGSLTNAMNIQTLKSDLDNIGFIGGKGVKVQKSLNQLLEKMVMNTAAVLGSSVSHLQDATLALVKSTHETQVAKACLEIQVEYSSNLKLIAQALQSGITPLGILRNLPVEYDFALNHTDLWVNKWLGCERNICVGTSLIPVIGREGTIAPVTVLGIPVSNTQQVFYQLQYTDFAFDGVNTEQVDISSCLHFVSKVMCLPGQDKVIYHSCFHNHSSCHARIETVQTLHDLVTPVSPTKICFQVMSETEKVSVFYSACVHKENLPMGLYCIEGDVRSLSKKEGSFNITSIGKRNLTAFPIQFNLSQINDFLWDMWTSEIKKDKGLLDLLTKQLKEAEIIFRHEQGELSDIEHEWNGMSGRTWWKSFSTSVHSWSKSSFQSAVGNVLFNPIIIIFLLVLMCIIYQVFVMCRIQKIYRNIKIEMKKEDNILRGMLNRKMTF is encoded by the coding sequence atggattcctatacgaactggaataaagaacctaaagactgtgaaggaaagatgacatcaagccttctgcagaaagaacatcttcccaagctcaagacaagcttctacgtgatgggatctacgttcctgctgctttgctttattttcgtcattgtttacatgttacatcaaggaacaatcgccaatgatgtgaatgaacagactagagagattcaacattctcgaagaccaagaggatcagatacacggaacttactgacagagaacatcacggacaattctgtggagataacaggaaatatctgcatgggatatggaacaaaatgttgcattgaattacatttcatacacgacacagacataatattacatgcgattgcaggacctaaaactagattcacacaattacaaggagaatatgtacacaataataaaactggtacatgggaatgttctcctacagatgtactatactggaacatagagatcagaggtgatgaacctgctgtatggtccggtgatattacaaatgacatgattgcaaagggaaagtttggaagatccaaaacagaaattttgttaaaaactcaggtttttgggaaaattctggatccttctttactctccatcacagaaggagataaagattgggtcaaaacatggaatttccagataacacgggaacctgtacaagttcaggtatctgtagtgtttactgttactaacactatagttccggaaataagggtttcaccacagacagtacataataaagtaaatacattacccataatgttaaaatgtagcaCAAGGTTgagattgccttctgagtctttgttgacatggaccaaaaattcatcgtttttgggaagttttttaaacagtccaactaatgtcattcacagaggtcagattggtaatatcaggtggatggatgatacgttcattttttccatagagaatccatcttccagggactctggaatttaccagtgttgcgttgaaacaaagacacattacagacattgtaaagacgttagtgtgaatatttggtcagcagcagatagtgcatgcacagacacgaggttcatgccgtctactcctttccaaattaatcaatttcagtccaagtccttattaagggatggagaatttatgacaatggtgtggactttcaatatgtctcattggaagatctctaccaggtttcctcagtgtcaatcacatctcataaacatggagatggggatagaacagtggtttgggaaaagaacagctcagactaggagtaagagaggagtgttagaaggaattctgggaggaattgggacagtgggaagtctgactaatgccatgaatatacagacacttaagtcagatttggataatattggttttattggaggaaaaggtgtaaaggttcagaagagtctgaatcaacttctggaaaagatggtaatgaatacagctgctgtactaggctcttccgtgtcacatctacaggatgctacattagctctcgtgaaaagcacacacgaaacacaagtagctaaagcgtgcctggagatacaggtagagtactcttctaatttgaagctgattgcgcaagctttacagagtggaattactccactgggaatactgcgaaatttacctgtagagtatgattttgcattgaatcatacggatttgtgggtaaataagtggttaggatgtgaacgaaacatttgtgttggcacatcgctaatcccggtgattggaagagaaggaactattgctcctgttacagttttgggtatacctgtgagcaacacacaacaagtgttctatcaactgcagtacacagattttgcatttgatggagtgaacactgaacaagtagacatttcttcatgtttgcattttgtttctaaggtgatgtgtttacctggacaggataaggtgatttatcattcatgttttcataatcattcttcttgtcatgcgagaatagagactgtacagacactacatgatctggtgactccagtaagtccaactaagatatgttttcaggtcatgtctgagacagagaaggtttctgttttctattctgcttgtgtacataaggaaaacctacctatgggtttgtattgtatagaaggagatgtgagatctctttcaaagaaggaaggaagttttaatatcacttctataggaaagagaaacttaacggcatttccgatacaattcaatttatcacagataaatgattttctttgggatatgtggacaagtgaaataaagaaagacaagggtttgttagatttattaacgaaacagttaaaggaagcagaaattatattcagacatgaacaaggtgaattaagtgatattgaacacgaatggaatggaatgtcaggtagaacttggtggaagagttttagtacatctgtacattcctggtctaagtcatcttttcagtcagcggttggaaatgttttatttaatcccatcataatcatatttttattagttttgatgtgtattatatatcaagtttttgtgatgtgtagaattcagaagatatataggaacataaaaatagaaatgaaaaaggaagataacattcttagaggaatgttaaatcgcaagatgactttttga